agaaaataaatacaaaaacaattaaTATAACTATTTAAAACAGATCTAGTACaagaaaaatccgatagaacaccgatagaaattataaaataataatcgtttatttattttatcataattttgaatttgtgcatacataattttgaatttgtgcTGATCCTTTTAATATTCTGTTAAATTTGGGACATATGATTAGATATAaccagttgttttacccggcttcgctcagtatttgtaatataaacagctttgatttttgatttttaaatgctttttattattacgaaattatgttcacaatacatcttatatctattataatagctactgatctactgatcattttctattttacaatttaatttaatttggttagtaatcatagtattatattattctaatgttaatctacagcataataggaaaaagagctcaaaaacctatttacaatccttataaatgttcataatacatataatacataatattaatataaacagcttaaaaatggcgaatctaatagtaaatattcatttgttttttttttattaaatttatttgaatctaaaaaaaaaaaatattcaaccaatcgaaccGTCGTcttagaaactttgacttgttttcgattcccaaccaaaaatacttacatacaaagtatctttcgaaattatatattagatatgtctactttttatattcaagtttcaataaagtgtgaataaattaaaaagtacattttcaaaatgaataaatgattcATATTTTATCTTTACTTTGTTCTgtcttatttatattactttatttttattactaaatttatatacattatttgtttttagatttattttcttgtttatattagtttatatgtatgtacatgcgttGTGCAATTTTGTTCCGCGCGGTTTTGTGACAAcaccatatataaatattagaccTGAGAAGGCTGACcccagcaccttgtccatacaaacgtattagacttctcccttcctgaATTAtgtcactagagaaattattttttaatatgctatttatatccaccataggcatgtttcaatttttattatgttacaATTTTTCCCTAGAGATGGtctgaccaaatcaaagaactggcgAAGAATCgtcccttaagagggctgtacacccgaaaccttaattttgttgccgttcctttcttcgatatatacatatattgagtgaatgtatatattgagcgaatgcgacaatatatatcaatatatatattgagtgaatgcgacagtttcgcttcgaccagataatacgtattttaaatcgacaaaatcgaggtttcgtattctcctattttctcctccaaaactggaccaatttaaaaaaaaaatcatcatcggtatgagaaagatattttctgtgcaactatgcgcgtattttttttgaaatcgactgttaaataagcacgctgtactcttttcgtgggtgtaaaaaagaggcgattttatagatgtttggcggctccttgctcctataaaaaataactaataataaaaaaataaaacgatagatgcatcccaatggtggatatccatagcatattaaaaaataatttctctagtgccataattgaggaagggagaagtgtaatacgtttgtatggacaaagcgctggtgtccagccctcttaagagggctgcaccccagcgccttgtccgtacagacgtattagacttctcccttcttcAACTatagcactagagaaattatgctatggatatccaccataggcatggttctattttttatttttatttttaattaattgatttttgattttttgattaatcaaaaaaaaaaatagaaccatgcctatggtggatatccgtaacatattaaaaaataatgtctctagtgccataattgagtaaggtagaagtctaatacgtttgtatggacaaggcactggGGTCCAACCCTCTTAATGACTCCAAATTTAATACAAACCCAATATACCAGCTCTGTATACTCCATTTAAATGATAACATTGAAAATAATAGACAAGTGCATCATCGTTGATTGCATCGTGAATTCAATCATCGCAATTTTCATTATCGCACATTCATAAGTGCGCTTTGCCGGTTGAAATCGACGCCGTACATGGATGAAAGCGTTTAAAATGGAGTTCGTGTGTGAAAAGCGAGTGCAATCTAGCGTTGCAGCAGAATGCACGACCGTTTTGCCACCGGCAATGATGATTGGCGTTTCGCGCTTTATTTTGACAGAGCGCAGAAGTCAGAGCACGATCAAAACTGCGGCGCGAATAACTTTATGGATGAATGTTTACAGAACGAAAGACCTAGATTCGACCTATTAATCCACTCTTTAAATAACGCCATTATGACGGACCCAAGTGGCCGTTGCAACACGTTAAATGTTATCCGCGATAGACTGTGTATTTCGTTTCATCGCGTAAATTGCTCCACTCGAGTTCGGTACAGTGACCTCCAATGGCAGTGCTTGggacgatgtttatattatgcTTGGTAAATGGAAACACTCAATCCACTTGGATCGATAATTGATTGGAAATTTTAAATCTTAAGATGATCTTCCGAGTGCAGTTGCTAGATTCGATCTCGCAGGTAATTTATGtcaaattcaaatcaaatgTAAGTATACGGACATGCGGTATACGAAAGCAAAGTATAATATCCCTcccatatgtaatatgtagtttAAGTGGTTGCTGAAagggaaaattaaataaatgtaccgATGCACTTGCACATGAACCGAAGACTTAAGTGACATAAATATAGGGACTTATTGAAATACCTACATACCTATGTGTAGTGATATGTGACCTGAAATGGATGTTGAAATATTGATTGTAATGACCTGTGTGCTGATTCAATCAAAAATCATAGTAACATCTcaaacagtatgtatgtatgtattaggcaAAAACAACTAAAGTTGCAGACACACATAGTTATAAATGGaacgcgtttttttttttagatatttttttacatgttaaaatgacaaagtttcaaaccgatcacaagaatgtaggaaatattGTCAGACCGATAGCCGGAGTGAagctaagaaaaataaaaaagcgcTAGCATGTCTAATCTATGCCATCGCGATCTTTGGAAAAATTCGCCCACTGTAgtatttttggtgatattttattcttgtattgacataggtttaacggtaattcccatatttgaagatatgtgggagaacttgtcgaaataatgagatcgtacaaattaatgacatgaagacacgcctatcacagctgtAGCCTATCTAGGCGTTCCGTACCGTATGTAGAATGGTTTTCAGATGTGCATTCCTACACTACAATCTGTCGAATTAATTTATgtcgataaataaatattatattgaattaaacactaccGAAATATTCATCATACATACTTTAGATTTATGCTATTGTAAAGGTGCAGACACCCATAGTAGTACGTGGCaggtgcttttttttatttttgataattttgcaCGTTCAAAAAAAGCAGACATGCCTAGTCTGTACCGTCGTGATCCTTCCTATAACTCActtcctggagtgttttcggtgatattttatccttgtattgacataggtttggcagttattcccatatttgaacaaatatggaagaacttgtcgaaataataagatcgtacgaattagcaaTGATGTGAAGACACGCCTATTACAGTCAGATCTACCTAGGCGTTCCATACCGTAGTTTTGAGTGTTTTCTAAccataagtatatttttttgttgaattaaATTCGCCTTATGGAGTGcaacattaatttaatttcataaaaatggAATGAactattataatgatttttttgaataaaaatcatCTATCTTCTATTaggagatatttatttaatcttattttattattgcttGGTCTCCAAGCAAAGGTTTAGTTCTTTTGTGCAAATTAAAAACTTTCCTAGAAACCAGTACTTAtccatattttacataaacGATTAAACTTCAAACCTCTACTTCGAATATTCTATTCAGATAAAGTATACATTAATTACCCAATCTGATATTACAAGTTCATGCAAGCCTTTAAATCGCATCATATTTTTGCTAATGGCAACTGTATGTTTCCAAATtcattattcaaattcaaaaattccacaatatctatgtatgttccgGTCGGATATCAGCAAACCCCTCCCTAACCCCCTCCCCTCCAATACCAAAAATAAACGCCCCAGTTAAGGTACGTATTACGtagttttttaatagttttggatatgtaaaaaaaatcgctacCACGTCCAATCTATGCCATCGCGATCCATGGCAAAAATCACCTACTGGATTGTTTTCGgttatattttatccttgtattgatatagatttgacattgaaattatttttttatttatttaattaatatacttgggggaggcggcaaagccgataggcctaaggggtttgaataaacatattttacaaattatacatatatgcaataaaaaaatgagaaaaattaaaatacattaaaaaaacaatattaaaataaaataaaataagagaagaaaaaaatataaaatatataaacaaaaaaagataaaaatacagaaatatgattatgggaaagaagaatcacaaaaatcctttggttttaaaaaaagtatcaagtttattcttaaaaatattaatattaatagaggttactaaatcgttgggaagactattccaaactgaaaccactctgttagaaaagaatgtatctctgatcaatttattagatttatctttttggagtctaagcgagtgacctctgaggtgagtgtttatgttgaatgaactaagattagacatatgacaagtatagtgattattaagaattttatagacttcgattaagtcacctctagttcttctcgtctccaatgtagtgagattcattattttcaatctttcattataagaaagtgatttgagttcagaaggaatctttgaaattctcctttgaaccctttcaatgcatgtaatatccttttaaaaatgaggattccatatgttaaaagcgtattcaagtctaggtctgatgaaagttttatatatttttgataaaatagttaaatttagaaaattgaatacgcGCTTTATAgcatacaaaaatgagtaagttttgttgacaatatgatttatatgtgctgaccattttaggtcgcaagtggtgatgatacctaggtctaattggtattggacgcaattgaggaaaaggctgtttattttgtaggaaagatttGGGTTATTTTTTCCTACGTGGACAACAGagcatttcttaacatttaaagttaGAAGCCAAGTTTTTGACCACGTGACAATTGTGTCCAAATCgctttgaagagaatttatgCCATCTGAGTGGGCAggacaataaagtttaatgtcgtcagcgaaaatagaatatttacaagTGAGGTCATTTGCTATATcactaataaaaatttaaaaaaaaattggccctAAAACAGAGCCTTAGGGAACACCACTAAGGACGGAATGAGATTCTGAAGAGCAGGATCCAATCCTCACCGAGAAGTATCTAGACTTTAAAAACACTTTGATCCATTCAAGTAGCCTTCCTCTCACACCTATATGCTCGATTTTTAGTAAAAGCCGATCGATAGGAACTCTATCAAAGGCTTTTTCAAAGTCAAGATAGACGACATCTAcgggtatattattattaagaaggaGAGACCAATCATTGTGCACGGTTAAAAGGTTATTCAGTACTGATCGGCCTTTTTTAAAACCATGCTGGAATTTAGATAAAAGGTTGCAAGACTCAAGAAATATAGTCAGTAGAGACtatgattttttcaaaacattttagcaAAATGGGTTAAACACTGATAGGACGATAATTAGTGGCTTCTAATTTGtttccctttttgtagataggaATAATGTTAGAAGTTTTCTATTCGTTGGGTATAAAGGAAGATATTATGAGAAATTATGATAaacttttcgaaataaaaagatcgtacgaattgacATTGACATaaggatacgcccatcacagctagAGTCTACCTAAACATGCCGtcccgtacgattcagtgtgtctgcaccttaatATACTCTGAATTATGTACTAGAATCAAAATTTGGTCCATGAATATCACAGATTTTTTAacccatacacacatatgtatatatatttgatattccCGGTTTATACACACACGACAGTGCGTTAatataaattgaagtttaattaAGCAGACGGCCGCCCCGATTAAACTCGACCATTAGACAGTCCGCCACTCCATATGGAAATTATCAGGAAAATGTGGCGATCGTTATCACACCAATAAATACACAGAGACACACGAGAGCTTCACTGGAAGCGAGAGCAGGTCGTCTGAAAAATCTGAAacccattaaataaaattgcaagcACAGCCTCCAACGTACACCCCCTCCGGTTGATTTGTAGGCGGATTAAGCCCGTCGGCTAAGTGCGGATTACTGCACTTACATGCAAATGGATCGGGCGCACATACACACCCTTCGCACGTACAAATCCGCGCAGCTTAATCATATTAATGTAGGTGCAACTACTCCTACAAAGGGCTATGGGGGTGCAAGCGGGCGCATCATCCCTGTAACGCGCCACCGCACTCGGGGGTGCATTCATTATTCACTCGCACGCGAATTATTGCCCGCCGTCACGTCAGAACGTTGCAACTTTTGCATGTGCACTTGGAAAATTTTCGTCGCATTTAAAGGAAGATGTGTGATATAATAGCGTCTGTGGCTATATGGAAACGTGATTTGCGAACGGTTTGTGTATTTGTCGCCGCTCGTGCTCGATTGCACTTTTGTTTGCCTTTTTTGCGTACGTGCGGTTTTGATCGCTGTCTATTGTATTTATCTGAGTACGTGTTGGCACTTGGTGGAAAATTTAGgtgttattatgtatgtataggtacgtaCTTAATGTCTATCGAAACTCTAAAGGTGAGTATTCGTTTACATACAAAATTCTCATAAATTTATCTGGCGTTGTTTGTAGCAAGAtagagtcggatcaaaatttaccgactttgGCTCCGACtttttttatgattcgactccgactaCAACTTTATATTAACGAATTAGTAAGATGAAACTTTTCTTGcgatgtacataaaaaaaactgttagtaatgaaaataatagtgatttccaaaatataaaaaattagaggaattaagaaatcgccaaaaatttacattttaataaagtcTCCAATTTGAGTAGTCGAGTACTCGAcatcaaataaatcaatgcgaaAAATGAGTATAAATAGAAAGTAttagacggaggaaacaatcgattttggccacaaaacatcaaaatatgtacgtgcaaatcaacgattttattcataatataatttacaatcataatttttactttaaaattggagactagtgaacacataccgtaatactattaatgaaagaaaataataaaaaagattcGTGGTCggttcattttttacatacctcttttatacttcaattacgattacaattcaggaaaaaatttttacgactccgactccgcttgaaatgttCAGACTCCATAGTCCCGGTTTGTAGGCACAAGAAGAAAAAAAGCTGGAGTTCCGAAAACAGGGGGACAACCCGGACGAGTCTGTCAGAGTACACGTACCTACATGCAAATATGACTTTTATCTTCCTATCAACTCAggtgtataattttaatatcatgTGAAAGAGAAACGCAGCGAAGGTCATGGAAGGATTTGCGTGGACCATCGAAGCCAGATTTTTTTGCAAaactattttatgaaaattgacTATATTTTACACTAGacactacatacgtacatatgtacatacatagtactttattatataaaatataaatacacaccAGATATGAAATAGGTTAGATATTATGgggtaattctcaataaataaatatacgtaattataaattgaatattttgatttatctatgtatatatcaaataaataacaaaatgcttaatgtacatatttatataataaaaacaccgTCAGTTTTTACTTCCTGGTTTAATGAAAATTCTGAAATTGATAGTCTTATAaacatgtgtgtacatacatacataatgtgaattaattcgtttaattttatattgattccGGAACGCATTGAACATCTGAAGACTGCTGCAGTatacagtcattcaccatccacttctggatgaaggcctcttcacCACGCTTCCGTTCGTCTCTGTCACATTCTtcaaatttcatccacccatcaaccttacggccttcctttcactctttttgcattctctcgggtaccattccagcacttcttttgtccacttttcatcCATTATTCTACTAAGTGAACCGCCCATTGCCGTTTCAGACTATTCACTATATTAACTTCCTTTGTCAtccttctcatccacgtattccgatCCCTCCCCTAGCTATGCCCACCATACAgcttttcatacttctttgaatggactttttgtaatatgattttttagtaaacggattatttcgcacattgcgatcgcgcacacgacaatcgttgccacgaaaatcgcgaatacggaatatctgacactcgagttatcgatagtatgatagttcgcgtgaaTGGATTTTTCGAGTACCAGATAGCCATAATcgatattttagtgacgtgtgcgaggtcgttttgtgcggaataatcaccgagccGAATTTTATAAATCATGCAATTTTTCCAGATTCTTTTGGAcatgaatttaaaaacattcgtcatagctacatatgtaggtgaatGAATTTACCCCGTACGCcttatgttttcatattaaatacaaaattctaGTCAACCGCATAAAGACATttcgtaaaaaatatacaacaaatTACTACGACGCtgaaagaatttttaaaatctttttttttatccgaGAGTGCATAAAAATTAACGGTTACGACGTCATCCAATTAGGCCTGTAGCATTATACTCAGttctaatttttgttttgaaggGCTTACGTTAAAATGATAATGCAAATATTGTACCAGCGGAAAAGGGAGCTTGTGTTTTTTAAAAGTACATACACGTATATCTATGTACAGATATACAAAGTACGTTGGTGAACAGACAAAATGGCACATTGCCCGACATGCCATCGATATTTGAAATTTAGTGCCAATATTTCAACCGACACCTAATAATGATGTTGGGCGGCCAATAAAACGaaaaagtgtaaataaatatggCCGCACATGAATGAAAACACCATTCAAATTTATTCACTAAAAGGcgtcgataaaaaaaatatccgttTCGATGATAGCATAATTGTATATGGGCTTTTTGGATAGCTCGCTGGGTTTCCGAGGCGATATCATTAACAACCATGTGTTTTTACAACCAATTGAAACTGACAAGCTTCGGAGCAGAGCGCGATTAAATACACGCGCAAGTTGCGCAATATAAATATTCGCACGCTGGCTGTCAAATGGCATCTGTTCCTAAATGCATCACAAGTACCTACTATATATCTGCTATATTTTTGCATGCTTTAtgtcattttttttcgaatGGAAATTATGTCAACTGTGTCGCAATAACGACTTACGACTACgtcaataaaataatcaaatgagAGACTATATTTACCTTCAAAATGATTGATAAcatatcgtttttttatttaaaatttattctaaTAATAAAGTATGGTAGCTTCATTGAACATATGTAATGGAAAGCTGGAAAATAATCTTGATTTTTCCGTTGAATATTTCCTTTGTGAAAGTGATCGCAGTGCTCCTTAGATTTTTGATATCATTCTAGTGAaggatttttattgaaaaaatatacttcGTTGTCTTTTGTCGTTTGTACAATAGAAGCAGGTAGGTTCATTCTATTTGCCCCTTTTCCATATTCCCAATGGAacgaataaatacattttttttataaagactACTCGTGTTTAATACTCAAAGCGGCAAACAGGAAAAGTACTGTGCATTTTATGTCGAACGATATTATTTCCTCGAATTTTGCATTTATGCTAGGATGCTTTTACTTAATCAATTTGTAATCCATGCTTTGGAATCTGTTTGaaataagaatttatttttttatgtttgtgcAAGCTCTTCTTCGTATCTCAAACACAATGACGttgaaaatacattatattataaatatatagtcAAAGTTTATTCGAGAGTTGTTCTTACGCGTGATTAACAAATTTAGTCCATAGAAACTTGGTGGAGATAAAACTAATATAAACTTCACTCAAATAACCGTGGAAGAAGCAGGAAGAGAAAAATACGCTTTCTTTGAATATTCAACGACAACGGCCTttgtcgttttatttatttatttttttgtcattattctttttatttgccgtTACACATAAATAAGGGGATAAATCacgtgaagtttttttttttttagatcaacAATTTATTCATCTCGACAAAGTTTCAATTCTTGGGTTATGTGTATTGGGCCGTCCACGGGCCACTGGTTTGCAAGTTCTGCCCACCCGAGCGGATCacatttattttcttcttttcaacggaagaaaaataataaaataggtcAAAACGGATGAATAGGCGCGCGGGGAATGTCAGGGGACTTTTGCCGATTAAGCTGACCATCAATGTTTACTCTAAATCGGTGTTGTCTGATAGAAAATGAAAGCTCcaaagcatatgtacatacaaacatacacacattgtAGCAGTTGTATCTAtcaaattcctataaaaaatttcttataatgtaaaaacattatatagtatttgaggaatataaactGAATCATTAGAGCGATAAAGTTGAACTTGTACGgtatttttcctttattttaatattgtaataaagaAAACTCGAGGAAAATTTGATGTAGAAATTTCCGGTTAGGGGAGTGGGAGTATTTGCGCTCCGAGTACGTCCATCGATATGAAATATGCGCCATAAAGGGAGAAACAGTTTCGAAGATAACAAGGAGAGTAAGCGAAGATAAAGGCTTCCCTTTATTTCCAGCTCTACTAAACACTAAATAAACTATCCCAGGAGGCTTCCTTCACTATCTTCTTTCACGGTAGTGCTGGTATCATAATGTTATAGTATACAGTCCAGACACTTGTGCTACCCGTGTTGAATATTCAATCTTCCCAAAGTGTACAATCATTACATTATACTACGtacatttaatttattccaCTGTCACTTTGTAaatgaatcaataaaaaatgtaaaacgacATTCATTCGATACTGAAAAGAGACATCAAAATGGCAAATCACACAAACGATAGTGTTGTTAACGGAAACGATTgaactatgtaaaaaatatatatatatacttcctTGACAATAGATAATCGACATGCCATGTCGTGTCATTTACTTTGATACGATTCTCCAGACTTCCCGTCCATAACCAAAGGGTTACATTGTATTTATACGACGCGAGAAGGTTTTGGAGCCATCCCAAATGGTCCTACTTCCAATACAGTTAGATATTCTTCGCGCGTTAAACTCCTTTACCTTCATCTAGTTACGGTTTTATAGATTTGGCTTATAGAGCGCGAACGCCATAACTGGAGAAACTGCCGCGGCAATAATGTGCAATTCTGGACCCGGAAACTGCCCATTGTGTGCTTGTTTTTTTAACTTCTTAATAAGTCGAATTGAATGTTTTCGCCTGCATGAAAAAATAGCGAGTCCGAAAGGGGGGAAGCCCATTAGCACGCGTCGCTCTGTGGGCAAAAGTGACCATAacactaaaataatatttataggcGCTATCTGAGGGTCCCGATATGGGTTTTCTGGACCGCGGGAAAGGACCACGATAATGGGGGGACCCGGGGATAATTTGTCGCCGTGATGACGGCATAAAAAATAGACCGAATCGCCGTTCGAACGAAATCAAGATCGTCGTCCAAATGGCAACGACTTTATAATACcgctgtaataaaaaaaaatgtttatttacccTAGCTTGTGGTGGTCTATCTAGTTTACGCACATCTCCTCCCCAACATCTCGGTGGGAGTTCTGGACTATGTATGGACTTTCTATATCGGTTTCCCTCTCtcttataaacatttttatttcacttgGTTTTTAAACGATCTCACACACACCCATCCCTCGAAATATCTCGTGGCTATTATTGAGTCATCTTTTCAGGCTAAAGGACCATAGCCGTAGAAGGAATCCTGCCTGACATTATTTATGTAAGCAGTCGGTCGTCGCAGGTAAGCAGCGGGTCTCCCCCTCTTCCTGGGCCCTCAAAAGCCAGGTTATCCTTTCCAGAGAATGTTTCGGTGGAATAAAAAACTCAAACCGTCTGTGTGCTAAGTTTTGTACTCACACATGCGATATCAGATCCTACGCACATTCTCAGTCAAGGACGATGCGGGATATAAGCTCAAACTGTGATAC
This genomic interval from Arctopsyche grandis isolate Sample6627 chromosome 8, ASM5162203v2, whole genome shotgun sequence contains the following:
- the LOC143915871 gene encoding uncharacterized protein LOC143915871 — protein: MNAPPSAVARYRDDAPACTPIALCRSSCTYINMIKLRGFHGFKKGRSVLNNLLTVHNDWSLLLNNNIPVDVVYLDFEKAFDRVPIDRLLLKIEHIGVRGRLLEWIKVFLKSRYFSVRIGSCSSESHSVLSGVP